A genomic stretch from Amycolatopsis sp. 195334CR includes:
- a CDS encoding ABC transporter permease, with translation MPEPVTGRSFLLGVLRVKELSILLVTIAAAGYFTATSDAFNSAENYQTIAQYVAPWAIIAAGQVMLLICGEIDLSAGFVFTLAPFTLTLFSVNGAPLWLALLGAVLVSTAIGVVNGLIRTVLNIPSFITTLGMAFLLQGLVLIISDARPVSAPSEGWLVEVFGGARWSEFAWAVVIVALMQLLLSATRFGIHTQAAGGNPVGAAESGIPVNRIKIINFAVISTLAGLAGILQGTRVGSYDPTNGGFTMMFFAVASAVIGGTALLGGSGTVLGAFLGELLLGIVFDGFNLTGVSANAFNVVLGAAILIAMVLNVSLLLLRNRIGSRELS, from the coding sequence ATGCCGGAACCGGTCACCGGGCGGTCCTTCCTGCTCGGCGTGCTGCGGGTGAAGGAACTCAGCATCCTGCTGGTCACCATCGCCGCGGCGGGCTACTTCACCGCGACCAGCGACGCGTTCAACTCCGCGGAGAACTACCAGACGATCGCGCAGTACGTGGCCCCGTGGGCGATCATCGCCGCCGGTCAGGTGATGCTGCTGATCTGCGGGGAGATCGACCTGTCCGCCGGGTTCGTGTTCACCCTGGCGCCGTTCACCCTGACGCTGTTCTCGGTCAACGGCGCGCCGCTGTGGCTCGCGCTGCTCGGCGCGGTGCTGGTGAGCACCGCGATCGGCGTGGTCAACGGGCTGATCCGGACCGTGCTGAACATCCCGTCGTTCATCACCACGCTGGGCATGGCCTTCCTGCTCCAGGGACTGGTGCTGATCATCTCCGACGCCCGCCCGGTCAGCGCGCCGTCCGAGGGCTGGCTGGTCGAGGTGTTCGGCGGCGCGCGCTGGTCGGAGTTCGCCTGGGCGGTGGTGATCGTGGCGCTGATGCAGCTGCTGCTGTCGGCGACCCGGTTCGGCATCCACACCCAGGCGGCCGGCGGGAACCCGGTCGGGGCGGCGGAATCCGGTATCCCGGTCAACCGGATCAAGATCATCAACTTCGCGGTGATCAGCACGCTGGCCGGGCTGGCCGGCATCCTGCAGGGCACCCGGGTCGGCTCGTACGACCCGACCAACGGCGGGTTCACCATGATGTTCTTCGCGGTGGCGTCGGCGGTCATCGGCGGCACCGCGCTGCTCGGCGGTTCGGGCACGGTCCTCGGCGCGTTCCTCGGCGAGCTGCTGCTCGGCATCGTGTTCGACGGGTTCAACCTGACCGGGGTCAGCGCCAACGCGTTCAACGTGGTGCTCGGCGCGGCCATCCTGATCGCCATGGTGCTCAACGTTTCGCTGTTGCTGCTGCGGAACCGGATCGGCTCACGGGAGCTGTCATGA
- a CDS encoding sugar ABC transporter substrate-binding protein: protein MRFAKSESTTSRRTALSYLGAGGGALAASALLTACTGVQEGQNGGGGAGTFPDTPDWRFVFVNHVTTNSFFVPTRTGMADAAALLGLPEPQWTGSENGNVAQMASAMETALNSKVDGIAVALTDNNAFVEPTKRALAAGIPVIAYNANAAGNHALAYVGQDLYLSGFLMGQRIATKVTSGEILVGISQPGGNNVQPRLDGITDALKQAAPGVTVRSVNTGAEQAGELNAMTAAHTGNPGVQGIYAVDAGSTAACAKLITDRGLQGKVSGGGFDLLDDTIQGVSSGALDFTIDQSPYLQGFLSVLYLYLYRLSGTLVAPPVTDTGLTFVTKENAGPYATAGSKFEGGPNNALVPMPPSIPLPPPSTLTR, encoded by the coding sequence GTGAGGTTCGCGAAGTCCGAAAGCACCACTTCCCGCCGAACCGCGCTGAGCTACCTGGGTGCCGGTGGTGGCGCCCTCGCCGCGAGCGCGCTGCTGACCGCGTGCACCGGTGTGCAGGAAGGACAGAACGGCGGTGGCGGGGCGGGCACCTTCCCGGACACCCCGGACTGGCGGTTCGTCTTCGTCAACCACGTCACCACGAACTCCTTCTTCGTGCCGACGCGCACCGGCATGGCCGACGCCGCAGCCCTGCTCGGCCTGCCCGAACCGCAGTGGACCGGTTCGGAGAACGGCAACGTCGCGCAGATGGCCAGCGCGATGGAGACCGCGCTCAACAGCAAGGTCGACGGCATCGCGGTCGCGCTGACCGACAACAACGCCTTCGTCGAGCCGACCAAGCGGGCGCTGGCCGCGGGCATCCCGGTGATCGCCTACAACGCCAACGCCGCGGGCAACCACGCGCTCGCCTACGTGGGCCAGGACCTGTACCTGTCCGGTTTCCTGATGGGCCAGCGCATCGCCACCAAGGTCACCTCCGGCGAGATCCTGGTCGGCATCTCCCAGCCCGGCGGCAACAACGTGCAGCCGCGCCTCGACGGCATCACCGACGCGCTCAAGCAGGCCGCGCCCGGGGTGACCGTGCGCTCGGTCAACACCGGCGCCGAACAGGCGGGCGAGCTGAACGCGATGACCGCCGCCCACACCGGGAACCCCGGCGTGCAGGGCATCTACGCGGTCGACGCGGGCAGTACCGCGGCCTGCGCGAAGCTGATCACCGACCGCGGCCTGCAGGGCAAGGTCAGCGGCGGCGGGTTCGACCTGCTCGACGACACCATCCAGGGCGTGTCCTCCGGCGCACTGGACTTCACCATCGACCAGTCGCCGTACCTGCAGGGCTTCCTGTCCGTGCTCTACCTCTACCTGTACCGGCTCTCCGGCACGCTGGTCGCGCCACCGGTCACCGACACCGGGCTGACCTTCGTGACCAAGGAGAACGCCGGGCCGTACGCCACAGCGGGCAGCAAGTTCGAAGGCGGCCCGAACAACGCGCTGGTGCCCATGCCGCCGTCGATCCCGCTGCCGCCGCCGTCGACCCTGACCCGCTGA
- a CDS encoding FadR/GntR family transcriptional regulator produces MESSSSAAGPLGRHRTIHGQVVEWIGRRIVSGELSYGSRLPNEAELAAQLKVSRGGVREAVKALAAKGMVDARPRLGTRVRPRNEWNLMDREVIDWHGQVAAPEFLNDLLELRLMVEPGAAQLAAERATPEQVATLEAAYAGMAEHAPRLPEQEQSFVDADLTFHLTLLRASGNQLIEQLGRLLETSLRHGLAASSHAPGGVEATLPLHHAVLVAVRGHRPVAAARAMRRLIETTTSAVSRLD; encoded by the coding sequence GTGGAGAGCAGCAGTTCAGCGGCCGGGCCGCTCGGCAGGCACCGGACCATTCACGGCCAGGTCGTGGAGTGGATCGGGCGGCGCATCGTGTCCGGGGAGCTGTCGTACGGGAGTCGGCTGCCGAACGAGGCGGAGCTGGCGGCGCAGCTGAAGGTCAGCCGCGGTGGCGTGCGGGAAGCGGTCAAAGCGTTGGCGGCCAAGGGAATGGTCGACGCGCGACCCCGGCTCGGCACCCGGGTGCGGCCGCGCAACGAGTGGAACCTGATGGACCGCGAGGTGATCGACTGGCACGGTCAGGTCGCCGCGCCCGAGTTCCTCAACGACCTGCTGGAGCTGCGCCTGATGGTGGAGCCGGGTGCGGCGCAGTTGGCGGCCGAGCGGGCCACGCCGGAGCAGGTCGCCACGCTGGAGGCCGCCTACGCCGGCATGGCCGAGCACGCGCCGCGGCTGCCCGAACAGGAGCAGTCCTTTGTGGACGCGGACCTGACGTTCCACCTGACCCTGTTGCGTGCCAGCGGGAACCAGCTGATCGAGCAGCTGGGCCGGTTGCTGGAAACCAGCCTGCGTCACGGTTTGGCGGCCAGTTCGCACGCGCCCGGCGGGGTGGAGGCCACGCTGCCGTTGCACCACGCGGTACTGGTGGCGGTGCGCGGGCACCGGCCGGTCGCCGCGGCCCGGGCCATGCGGCGGCTGATCGAGACCACCACGAGCGCGGTCAGCCGGCTCGATTGA